A single genomic interval of bacterium harbors:
- the truA gene encoding tRNA pseudouridine(38-40) synthase TruA, with amino-acid sequence MPRYKLTLEYEGTRYSGWQVQKDTHTVQGTLMYAITEELRNKNFDFQGAGRTDSGVHALHQVAHLDCTTVLDPYKFRLAVNDRLPHDIHIKQIEKAPGSFHARHDAVARSYLYQISRRRSAFGKRFVWWIKDELDLARMQEASRFFVGLKDFKNFAAKDGEADSTKVNLEELRIESRGDLILIRVVGSHFLWKMVRQITGILAEVGRGNMKPGDIAGLFRQTSPSLARLTAPPSGLFLERVYYKNDERLQTLEPFLAIR; translated from the coding sequence ATGCCCCGATACAAACTCACGCTCGAATACGAAGGCACGCGGTATAGCGGCTGGCAAGTGCAGAAAGATACACATACTGTCCAGGGCACGCTGATGTACGCGATCACGGAAGAGCTGCGAAACAAAAATTTTGATTTTCAGGGCGCGGGACGAACGGACAGCGGCGTGCATGCACTGCACCAAGTGGCCCACCTGGATTGTACGACCGTTCTGGATCCGTATAAATTTCGCCTCGCGGTCAATGATCGTCTGCCGCACGATATTCACATCAAACAAATCGAAAAAGCGCCGGGGTCATTTCACGCGCGTCATGATGCCGTCGCGCGGAGCTATCTCTATCAGATTTCCCGTCGTCGCAGTGCGTTCGGAAAACGTTTTGTGTGGTGGATCAAAGACGAACTTGATCTTGCCCGGATGCAAGAGGCGTCCCGTTTTTTTGTCGGGCTCAAAGATTTCAAAAACTTTGCGGCCAAAGACGGGGAGGCCGATTCAACCAAAGTGAACCTGGAAGAACTGCGCATCGAGTCGCGGGGTGATCTTATTTTGATACGGGTCGTCGGTTCTCATTTTTTGTGGAAGATGGTGCGTCAGATAACGGGAATACTGGCGGAAGTCGGGCGCGGTAATATGAAGCCGGGCGATATCGCAGGCCTTTTTCGTCAAACGTCGCCGTCACTGGCGCGTCTCACGGCGCCGCCGTCGGGATTGTTTTTAGAACGGGTATATTATAAAAACGACGAGCGCTTACAAACCTTGGAACCTTTTCTCGCGATCCGGTAA
- a CDS encoding restriction endonuclease yields MKKKEFEDILNKLAQQLTYEAQKNVFSSSKVFENRVRDILKTLITDSKVEIDYNPHPYAFPDIAVGEYGIEVKFTEKDNWRSVANSVFETFRNKEVVFIYVVFGKMGGLPEVKWQSYQECVIHVRTSHVPRFELEIDAKSSLFEQMKISYDDFSVLPIEKKMRYIREYAKARLKEGERLWWIEEKPEQEHTLPIQVRLYTELSQSEKRKLRAEASLLCPKIVAGSRVKNKYNDVAMYLLTYHGVLASQARDLFSAGSVAMASDSIRGGLYIHRALSDIEDEMINAAKTMEDALFVEYWKESVPPNKRIKRWLELADRNATGWKPSEVLFLNKKL; encoded by the coding sequence ATGAAAAAAAAAGAATTTGAAGATATTCTTAACAAATTGGCGCAACAATTAACGTACGAAGCGCAAAAAAATGTATTTTCTTCGTCAAAAGTATTTGAGAATAGGGTAAGAGACATTCTTAAAACTCTTATCACAGATAGTAAAGTTGAAATAGATTACAATCCGCACCCTTATGCATTTCCCGATATTGCCGTTGGAGAGTACGGAATAGAAGTAAAATTCACAGAAAAAGATAATTGGAGAAGTGTTGCTAACAGTGTATTTGAAACATTCCGAAACAAAGAGGTTGTATTTATTTATGTTGTGTTTGGTAAAATGGGTGGTTTGCCGGAGGTAAAATGGCAATCATATCAGGAGTGCGTAATTCACGTTAGGACATCGCATGTTCCGAGGTTTGAATTAGAAATAGACGCGAAATCTTCATTATTTGAGCAAATGAAAATTTCATACGATGACTTTTCTGTTTTACCAATTGAAAAGAAAATGCGTTATATCAGAGAATACGCAAAGGCAAGATTAAAAGAAGGCGAACGTCTTTGGTGGATAGAAGAAAAACCCGAACAAGAACACACTTTGCCTATTCAGGTTAGACTATACACGGAGCTTTCGCAATCAGAAAAAAGGAAGCTGAGAGCAGAAGCATCTTTATTGTGTCCGAAAATTGTTGCGGGTTCGCGTGTGAAAAATAAATACAATGATGTTGCTATGTATTTATTAACTTATCACGGTGTTTTGGCTTCCCAAGCAAGAGATTTATTTTCAGCAGGAAGTGTTGCAATGGCTTCTGACAGTATTCGAGGTGGATTGTATATTCACAGGGCGTTATCAGACATTGAAGATGAAATGATAAATGCCGCAAAAACAATGGAAGACGCTTTATTTGTAGAGTATTGGAAAGAATCTGTTCCGCCTAACAAAAGAATAAAACGTTGGCTTGAACTCGCTGACCGAAATGCGACCGGTTGGAAACCTTCTGAAGTTCTTTTTTTAAACAAAAAATTATAG
- a CDS encoding DNA cytosine methyltransferase, with product MQKTAIREQYAELDNDVLTIAANETTIVKLKTMQRRVSQSILKKKKKFSIVSLFSGCGGMDLGFIGGFSIFGNEYYKNPFEIKWANELNPYACKSYSRNIDSNIHCGDIRDYIGKLPSQADVLIGGFPCQDISINGKGLGVNGKRSSLYTYMIEAIKLTNPKVFVAENVKGLLMKTRRESLNKILHDFNELGYNISYQLYHSADYGVPQSRERVFIVGTAKDVKSFVPPKTVRQKENWLTSYDAIHDLEKVNENEQINHIWSLAKKSGEQGGRRLEPSKPAFTIRAECHGNIQFHYSLPRRLSMREAARIQSFPDNFIFEAKLRETERQIGNAVPPVLAWHIAQSVKDCLL from the coding sequence ATGCAGAAAACAGCAATAAGAGAACAATATGCAGAGTTGGACAATGACGTTCTAACGATTGCCGCTAACGAAACGACAATCGTTAAGTTGAAAACAATGCAAAGAAGGGTTTCGCAAAGTATTTTGAAAAAGAAAAAAAAATTTTCAATAGTTTCTTTGTTTTCTGGTTGCGGAGGAATGGATTTGGGTTTTATAGGCGGATTTTCAATTTTCGGAAATGAATATTATAAAAATCCATTTGAAATTAAATGGGCTAATGAACTAAATCCGTATGCTTGTAAAAGTTATTCAAGAAATATTGACAGTAATATTCATTGCGGAGATATTCGTGATTATATAGGAAAACTTCCTTCCCAAGCAGATGTTTTAATTGGGGGTTTTCCTTGCCAAGACATTTCAATAAACGGAAAAGGTTTGGGTGTAAATGGAAAAAGAAGTAGCCTTTATACTTATATGATAGAAGCAATAAAACTCACGAATCCAAAAGTATTTGTTGCGGAAAACGTAAAAGGATTATTAATGAAGACGCGACGAGAATCACTTAATAAGATTCTTCACGATTTTAATGAGTTAGGATATAATATAAGTTATCAGTTGTATCATTCAGCGGATTATGGCGTTCCACAAAGTAGAGAGCGTGTTTTTATTGTTGGAACGGCAAAAGACGTTAAGTCGTTTGTCCCGCCTAAAACAGTTAGACAAAAAGAAAATTGGCTTACAAGTTATGACGCAATTCACGATTTGGAAAAGGTAAATGAAAATGAGCAGATTAACCATATATGGAGTTTAGCAAAAAAAAGCGGCGAGCAAGGCGGAAGAAGATTAGAGCCATCAAAGCCCGCTTTCACAATTAGGGCTGAATGTCACGGGAATATTCAATTTCACTATTCATTGCCACGTAGATTATCTATGAGAGAGGCCGCGCGTATTCAGTCTTTTCCGGACAATTTTATCTTTGAAGCAAAACTTAGAGAAACTGAACGACAAATCGGAAACGCTGTCCCGCCTGTATTGGCCTGGCACATTGCGCAATCAGTAAAAGACTGTCTTTTGTAA
- a CDS encoding helix-turn-helix transcriptional regulator, protein MQNETFGDTIRKLREESGLPLRKVAAHLDIDPSTLGKIERNERNANKEIIEKLAELFSVNSKPLLVSFLSDKVAYEIMEEDYTKDILKIAEEKVKYYKKQRHN, encoded by the coding sequence ATGCAAAATGAAACTTTTGGAGACACAATCAGAAAACTAAGGGAAGAAAGCGGTTTGCCTCTTCGAAAAGTAGCGGCGCATCTCGATATTGATCCGTCAACTCTTGGAAAGATTGAAAGGAATGAACGCAACGCGAACAAGGAAATAATTGAAAAATTAGCCGAACTGTTTTCCGTTAATTCAAAGCCATTACTTGTTTCCTTCCTAAGCGATAAAGTCGCTTATGAAATAATGGAAGAAGATTATACAAAAGACATTCTCAAAATTGCGGAAGAAAAAGTGAAGTATTACAAAAAGCAAAGGCATAATTGA
- a CDS encoding enoyl-ACP reductase: MMLMQGKQGLICGVANKRSIAHAIAKSLAREGAKLAFTYQGERLKRNVEEIATELGSNLLYDCDVTKDDDIKRLFEAVSKDMPHIDFLVHSIAYAQKDDLEKPFSTTSREGFRVAHDISAYSLIGMAREAMPLMKEKGGAIVALTYYGAEKVIPGYNVMGVAKASLEASVRYLAADLGPSNIRVNAISAGPINTLAARGISGFTKILDITPQKAPLRRNVEVDEVGDASLFMVSPLSRGITGEIMYVDCGYNITGM; encoded by the coding sequence ATTATGCTGATGCAGGGTAAACAAGGATTGATTTGCGGCGTTGCCAATAAGCGCAGTATCGCCCATGCCATTGCCAAAAGCCTCGCACGGGAAGGCGCCAAGCTGGCTTTTACGTACCAGGGTGAACGCCTCAAGCGCAATGTCGAAGAAATCGCAACCGAACTAGGAAGTAATCTGCTTTATGATTGCGATGTGACCAAAGATGACGATATCAAGCGGTTGTTTGAAGCCGTCAGCAAAGACATGCCGCATATAGATTTTTTAGTGCACTCCATTGCTTACGCACAGAAAGACGATTTGGAAAAACCGTTTAGTACGACTTCGCGCGAAGGATTTCGCGTAGCCCACGACATCAGCGCGTATTCATTGATCGGTATGGCACGCGAAGCGATGCCGCTGATGAAAGAAAAAGGCGGTGCGATCGTAGCCTTGACCTACTATGGCGCAGAAAAAGTCATACCCGGTTATAACGTGATGGGCGTAGCGAAAGCATCGCTCGAAGCCTCGGTGCGATATCTGGCAGCCGATCTCGGTCCGTCCAATATCCGCGTTAATGCGATTTCGGCAGGACCGATCAATACGCTAGCGGCACGCGGCATTTCCGGATTTACCAAAATACTGGATATCACGCCTCAAAAAGCGCCGCTCCGCCGCAATGTGGAAGTGGACGAAGTCGGCGACGCTTCGCTGTTTATGGTCAGCCCGCTTTCGCGCGGTATCACCGGTGAAATCATGTACGTTGACTGCGGATATAATATTACCGGCATGTGA
- a CDS encoding NOL1/NOP2/sun family putative RNA methylase: MPIEIPEALKEYLKLFPGEYADAFSQGLDFERRTALRVNTLKFNKTDFIHRLAQQNFRFTEIPSMPDALLVEGEDARISKTIEHFLGLFYIQSIASMLPPIVLNPTASDFVLDVSAAPGSKTTQMAQMMKNGGCMVANDRDDKRIKTLSHNLDRLGVINTAMVNMQGERIGNLVPGSFTKVLVDAPCSALGVIHKAPSAVSNLRHLNKFAFIQEQLVVSGLKALRPGGTLVYSTCTISAEENEGLVDTILKRYPSLHLEAFDLPEGIAALPGITAFGEKTFDPRVALTRRVMPSAINPEGFFLAKFRLDEAIEVRTGKTAQAEHKKMYALDGSSHAEICGMGKYFSGLFGFDENFWDQFVYHIKDDETFIASEDWRGRESVLNALFTHRVGMRLARTRKGDMWKLSTNAAQLFSRDISRNIIELTDTREIETFVEAGTIRREFPGMAGGVVVRSQGTALGCGVMHQGALKSQVPKSRTVISVDF, translated from the coding sequence ATGCCGATCGAAATACCGGAAGCGTTAAAAGAATATCTTAAATTATTTCCCGGCGAATACGCGGACGCGTTTTCGCAAGGCCTGGATTTTGAGCGACGTACGGCGCTTCGTGTGAATACGCTGAAGTTCAACAAAACGGATTTCATCCATCGGCTTGCGCAACAAAATTTTCGGTTTACGGAAATCCCGTCCATGCCGGATGCACTTCTGGTGGAAGGCGAAGATGCGCGGATCAGTAAAACGATTGAACACTTCCTCGGCTTATTTTATATACAAAGTATCGCTTCGATGTTGCCACCGATAGTGTTAAATCCCACGGCGTCGGATTTTGTTTTGGATGTGTCGGCTGCACCCGGTTCCAAAACCACACAAATGGCGCAGATGATGAAAAACGGCGGCTGTATGGTAGCCAATGATCGCGACGACAAACGCATCAAAACCCTTTCGCATAATCTGGATCGTCTCGGTGTGATCAATACCGCGATGGTCAATATGCAGGGCGAGCGCATCGGAAATCTGGTACCCGGATCGTTTACGAAAGTATTGGTGGACGCGCCGTGTTCGGCGCTGGGGGTAATTCATAAAGCGCCATCCGCCGTCAGCAATTTGCGTCATCTGAATAAATTTGCGTTTATACAAGAACAATTAGTCGTGAGCGGACTCAAAGCCCTTCGCCCCGGCGGGACGCTGGTTTATTCGACCTGTACGATTTCGGCAGAAGAAAACGAAGGATTGGTGGATACGATACTAAAACGGTATCCGTCTTTGCATTTAGAAGCGTTTGATCTGCCCGAGGGTATAGCCGCGCTGCCGGGCATTACGGCGTTTGGGGAAAAGACATTTGACCCGCGCGTAGCGCTGACCCGTCGCGTGATGCCGTCGGCGATCAATCCCGAAGGGTTTTTCCTTGCCAAATTCAGGCTTGATGAGGCCATCGAAGTGCGCACCGGTAAAACGGCGCAAGCGGAACACAAAAAAATGTATGCGCTGGATGGATCCTCGCATGCGGAAATCTGCGGCATGGGAAAATATTTTTCCGGTCTTTTCGGTTTTGATGAAAACTTTTGGGATCAATTTGTTTATCACATCAAAGACGATGAAACATTCATCGCATCGGAAGATTGGCGCGGTCGCGAATCGGTGCTCAATGCGCTTTTTACCCATCGTGTGGGGATGCGTCTGGCACGCACCCGTAAAGGCGATATGTGGAAACTTTCGACCAACGCGGCGCAACTTTTTAGCCGCGACATTTCCCGTAATATTATCGAATTGACCGATACGAGGGAAATTGAAACGTTTGTCGAAGCAGGGACGATACGCCGTGAATTTCCCGGTATGGCCGGCGGCGTGGTAGTCCGGTCGCAAGGAACGGCGCTCGGATGCGGCGTGATGCATCAGGGCGCTCTCAAAAGTCAGGTGCCCAAAAGCCGAACCGTGATCAGTGTGGATTTTTGA
- the priA gene encoding primosomal protein N', whose product MFAEVVFDLAIETRFTYSIPDAWESVIVPGSRVLAPFGRKKITGYVVALSRHSERDQIFPIHEALDPLPAFSEDLLKLAEWIAEYYMAPLGQVLGAMLPPGMERHGEKLYVLKAAITDFEIKSLNKSKPVQSKILKALYVYKKLTLRQLVKKVGARNLIKNLDELLRSAVVEERDVISDQLANIRTDTWVRLSPLLLGDEERFVWATDELKKRAPKQADILFYLDEATRQSEDEEPFALRQAELLKITEAPYSALIALEKKNWIERIEREVIRDPYQRDYPRPNDVTLNDHQAQAVTAIAGTLRENNYYTWLLYGVTGSGKTQVYIESIRHTLALGKNAIVLVPEIALTPQAVERFKAHFGDQVAVLHSRMTMGERFDSWRKLQSGHFRIAIGARSAVFAPVQNLGLIVVDEEHEHTYKQQDNIPPYHARDAAIMRASFCKATVILGSATPSIESYYNATTQKYGLLKLPIRINDVPMPEVEVVNMREEYEKHTSEWQPILSRALRQRMKEELQHRRQAILFQNRRGYSSSVECFDCGHVAECPRCSIALTYHITGHRLRCHYCGFHQPMYSVCPQCDSLNILQQGIGTQKVEEQLRTSFPNAGVLRMDVDSTSAKGAHHRILEEFKNKNALILLGTQMVTKGLDFENVTVVGVISADTSLLLPDFRAGERTFQLLTQVAGRAGRKDKIGYVIIQTMHPDRAAIRHARQHDFISFFNEEISIRHDLLYPPFGRLVLIQIRSEDEQKAVELSGVFSDILAGEIKRYPDLASGVAQLGPTPAPIVKIRNYFRYHILLKVDKEADRSGSRIRSILRHTRKQVISRIPSGAEIRIDADPLSLL is encoded by the coding sequence ATGTTTGCTGAAGTTGTTTTTGACCTCGCGATCGAAACACGTTTTACGTATAGCATTCCCGACGCATGGGAATCCGTCATTGTTCCCGGTTCGCGTGTACTGGCACCGTTTGGCCGCAAAAAAATCACCGGATATGTCGTAGCTTTATCCCGCCACAGCGAACGCGATCAGATATTTCCGATACACGAAGCATTGGACCCTCTGCCGGCTTTCTCCGAAGATCTTTTGAAGTTAGCGGAATGGATCGCGGAGTATTATATGGCACCGCTCGGCCAGGTGCTCGGCGCTATGCTCCCGCCGGGTATGGAGCGTCACGGCGAAAAACTGTATGTGCTCAAAGCGGCAATTACCGATTTTGAAATCAAAAGCCTCAACAAAAGTAAGCCGGTACAATCCAAAATTCTCAAAGCGCTTTACGTTTATAAAAAACTCACGTTGCGCCAATTGGTCAAAAAAGTCGGTGCGCGCAATTTGATTAAAAATTTGGACGAACTGTTGCGCTCGGCTGTCGTCGAAGAGCGGGATGTCATCAGCGATCAATTGGCTAATATACGAACGGATACCTGGGTTCGTCTCTCGCCGCTTCTGCTTGGCGACGAAGAGCGTTTTGTATGGGCTACAGACGAACTCAAAAAACGCGCTCCCAAACAAGCCGATATTTTATTCTACCTGGATGAAGCGACACGCCAGTCAGAAGATGAAGAGCCTTTTGCCCTACGCCAGGCCGAACTTCTGAAAATCACCGAGGCGCCGTATTCGGCGCTCATCGCATTGGAGAAAAAAAACTGGATCGAACGGATCGAACGCGAAGTGATCCGCGACCCGTATCAACGCGACTACCCCAGACCCAACGACGTCACACTCAACGATCATCAGGCGCAAGCTGTCACTGCGATTGCCGGCACATTACGGGAAAATAACTATTACACATGGTTACTCTACGGTGTGACGGGCAGCGGTAAAACGCAGGTTTATATTGAGAGCATTCGTCATACGCTGGCGCTCGGAAAAAATGCGATCGTGCTGGTACCCGAAATCGCACTGACCCCGCAAGCCGTAGAACGTTTCAAAGCGCATTTCGGCGATCAGGTCGCGGTACTCCACAGCCGTATGACGATGGGCGAACGATTTGACAGTTGGCGAAAGCTGCAGAGCGGACATTTTCGCATCGCCATCGGCGCACGTTCGGCCGTATTTGCACCGGTTCAGAATCTCGGATTGATCGTGGTTGATGAAGAGCACGAACACACATACAAACAACAGGATAATATCCCCCCGTATCATGCCCGCGATGCGGCGATCATGCGCGCTTCGTTTTGTAAAGCGACGGTGATCCTCGGTTCTGCCACGCCCAGCATCGAGTCCTACTATAACGCCACGACACAAAAATACGGCTTACTCAAGTTGCCCATTCGTATCAACGACGTCCCGATGCCGGAAGTGGAAGTTGTCAACATGCGGGAAGAATACGAAAAACATACGTCGGAGTGGCAGCCGATTCTCTCCCGCGCTTTACGCCAACGCATGAAGGAAGAATTGCAGCATCGTCGCCAGGCGATTCTTTTTCAAAACCGGCGCGGCTATTCGAGTTCCGTCGAATGTTTTGACTGCGGTCATGTCGCCGAATGCCCGCGATGCAGTATCGCTCTTACGTATCACATCACCGGCCACCGCTTACGATGCCACTATTGCGGATTTCATCAACCGATGTATTCGGTGTGCCCTCAATGCGACAGCCTGAATATTTTACAACAAGGTATCGGTACGCAAAAAGTTGAAGAGCAATTAAGGACATCCTTCCCCAATGCCGGCGTATTGCGGATGGACGTTGACAGCACGTCCGCCAAAGGTGCGCATCATCGCATTTTGGAGGAATTCAAAAATAAGAATGCGCTGATTTTATTGGGCACCCAGATGGTTACCAAAGGGTTGGATTTTGAAAACGTCACCGTCGTCGGTGTTATTTCGGCGGATACGAGTTTGTTGCTGCCGGATTTTCGCGCCGGCGAACGCACGTTTCAACTTCTCACGCAAGTTGCGGGGCGCGCCGGACGTAAAGATAAAATCGGATATGTGATCATACAAACCATGCACCCCGACCGCGCTGCGATCCGTCATGCTCGGCAGCATGATTTCATTTCGTTTTTCAACGAGGAAATTTCCATCCGTCATGATTTGCTCTACCCGCCGTTCGGCCGATTAGTGCTGATTCAGATCCGTTCGGAAGACGAACAAAAAGCTGTTGAACTATCGGGTGTCTTTAGCGATATTCTTGCAGGCGAAATTAAACGCTATCCCGATCTGGCTTCCGGCGTGGCTCAATTGGGCCCGACACCGGCACCCATCGTGAAAATTCGAAATTATTTTCGTTATCACATTTTATTGAAAGTGGACAAAGAAGCGGATCGGTCCGGTTCCCGTATCCGTTCTATTCTCCGGCATACGCGCAAACAAGTTATTTCCCGAATTCCATCCGGAGCCGAAATTCGCATTGATGCGGATCCGCTTTCGTTACTTTAA
- a CDS encoding PAS domain S-box protein, producing MSKRFEEKREAFEILNKELSDLIPLEQRVQKKDKSPHVVDPHAHLPNDPSKSDATGAVPKEWLDEQAALHEKYKLVERVYKFYRNIIQNMSSSIICMDMAGHITFLNANAAKTLEYQVEELLGHPMTDIVAEPGRESKIIDRMLIGNKRFESKEVGLIAKSGAVLPIGFSTAPLIENHEQIGVIITFRDLTEMNLMRKQVERMDRLATLGELATGIAHEVRNPLGGIKTAAQVLEESFEDNDRRLELVSRIVREIDRVNHLLTDFFKFAKPVKPTRDHFDVESLIDGVYLLLAAQMNSKKIRFKEDFSSTLPKVYADPHQTEQVLMNIILNAVQAMPQGGDIIVRTYTTTVGESKSMIHHTDEFFDKNIPFVAIEISDTGVGIPQENIEKIFNPFYTTKPDGMGLGLSICNRLLTENNGNLHVESAVGKGTKFVIMLPTR from the coding sequence ATGAGCAAACGATTTGAAGAAAAACGCGAAGCCTTTGAGATACTCAACAAGGAACTCAGTGATCTCATACCGCTGGAGCAGCGCGTTCAAAAAAAGGATAAATCGCCTCATGTGGTAGATCCGCACGCGCATCTGCCCAACGATCCCTCCAAAAGCGATGCGACCGGCGCCGTACCCAAAGAGTGGCTGGACGAACAAGCCGCGTTGCACGAAAAATATAAATTAGTCGAGCGCGTTTATAAGTTTTACCGCAACATCATACAGAATATGAGTTCGAGCATTATCTGTATGGATATGGCCGGCCACATCACCTTCCTCAACGCCAACGCCGCCAAAACACTGGAATATCAGGTCGAAGAATTGCTTGGTCATCCGATGACGGACATCGTCGCGGAACCCGGCCGTGAATCCAAGATCATTGATCGTATGCTCATCGGTAACAAACGTTTTGAAAGTAAAGAGGTCGGTCTGATTGCCAAGTCCGGCGCCGTTTTACCGATCGGATTCAGCACCGCGCCGCTCATCGAAAATCACGAACAAATCGGCGTGATTATTACGTTTCGTGATCTGACAGAAATGAATCTGATGCGCAAACAAGTCGAACGAATGGATCGTCTGGCGACTTTGGGTGAGTTGGCCACCGGTATTGCGCATGAAGTGCGCAACCCGCTCGGCGGCATCAAAACAGCGGCTCAGGTGCTCGAAGAGTCCTTCGAAGACAACGACCGCCGATTAGAATTGGTAAGCCGTATCGTGCGTGAGATTGATCGCGTCAACCACTTACTGACGGATTTTTTCAAATTTGCCAAACCCGTCAAACCGACCCGCGATCACTTTGATGTCGAATCGTTGATTGACGGCGTTTATCTTTTACTTGCGGCGCAAATGAATTCTAAAAAGATTCGATTTAAGGAAGATTTTTCCTCGACATTACCCAAAGTGTACGCCGATCCGCATCAGACTGAACAAGTATTGATGAACATCATTTTGAATGCCGTCCAAGCCATGCCGCAAGGGGGAGATATCATCGTACGTACATACACGACGACCGTCGGGGAAAGCAAAAGCATGATTCATCATACGGATGAATTTTTTGATAAAAACATTCCGTTTGTGGCGATCGAGATCAGCGATACGGGAGTCGGGATTCCGCAGGAAAATATCGAGAAAATATTCAATCCCTTTTATACCACCAAACCCGACGGCATGGGCCTCGGGTTGTCTATTTGCAATCGTTTACTCACCGAAAATAACGGAAATCTGCACGTGGAAAGCGCCGTCGGCAAAGGCACCAAGTTTGTCATCATGCTGCCGACGCGTTAA
- a CDS encoding DUF309 domain-containing protein produces the protein MNPLTLKQHALWLRAVEEFNRKQFYICHETLETLWRDTNEETLKRLLQGVLHIAVALYHLDRNNAVGYELQMKKGLVKLNAGLRVPSDLPIRNDLIVFYREVADFNRMRKSHIPMLRFNASAA, from the coding sequence TTGAACCCGCTAACCCTCAAGCAGCATGCGTTATGGCTCCGTGCGGTAGAAGAGTTTAACCGTAAACAATTCTACATCTGCCATGAAACGCTCGAGACGCTTTGGCGCGATACGAATGAGGAAACGCTTAAGCGATTATTGCAAGGCGTGCTCCATATCGCCGTAGCGCTGTATCATCTGGACAGGAATAATGCGGTCGGTTATGAATTGCAGATGAAAAAAGGGTTGGTCAAATTGAATGCGGGATTGCGTGTGCCAAGCGACCTCCCGATACGCAATGATCTGATCGTGTTTTACAGAGAGGTAGCGGATTTTAATAGGATGCGAAAATCGCACATACCGATGCTGCGTTTTAACGCGTCGGCAGCATGA
- a CDS encoding CBS domain-containing protein has translation MKTVSAIISGREPYSVTLGTNVFDVIQLMASKNIGAICIVDSSATMRLRGVFSERDLLKRVVLQGLDPRALTIETVMTKNVAVASAGESYDVCMERMKRVNSRHLPVVEGEKFLGMISVRDLLETNLEEKDAELKMMNAYIHDMPATV, from the coding sequence GTGAAAACCGTAAGTGCTATTATCTCCGGGCGCGAACCGTATTCCGTGACATTAGGTACCAACGTGTTTGATGTGATCCAACTGATGGCTTCCAAAAACATCGGTGCGATTTGTATCGTTGACAGCTCCGCCACGATGCGACTTCGGGGCGTGTTTTCCGAACGCGATTTGCTCAAACGCGTTGTGTTGCAAGGGCTGGATCCGCGCGCGCTGACCATCGAGACAGTGATGACAAAAAACGTCGCCGTCGCTTCCGCCGGTGAATCTTACGATGTATGCATGGAACGTATGAAACGCGTTAACTCGCGGCATTTGCCGGTCGTGGAAGGCGAAAAATTTCTCGGTATGATCTCCGTGCGCGATTTGCTTGAAACCAATCTGGAAGAAAAAGACGCCGAACTCAAAATGATGAATGCGTATATTCACGATATGCCGGCCACCGTTTGA
- the smpB gene encoding SsrA-binding protein SmpB has translation MATATEKKKYEYKSIATNRKARFEFEIIDTLEAGIALTGSEVKVLREGKINIQDCHARIENGEVILYHMHIPEYKQANYNNHEEYRPRKLLLHRVQIRKLERQVQEKGMTLVPLSVYFNERNRIKVQLAVARGKKLYDKREAIAKKDQKRTEQREYKVR, from the coding sequence ATGGCGACGGCAACGGAAAAAAAGAAATACGAATACAAATCTATTGCGACCAATCGCAAAGCGCGATTTGAATTTGAAATTATTGATACACTGGAAGCAGGTATTGCGCTGACCGGGAGTGAGGTCAAGGTTTTACGGGAAGGTAAAATCAATATTCAGGACTGCCATGCGCGCATCGAAAACGGTGAAGTCATATTATATCACATGCACATTCCCGAATACAAACAAGCCAACTACAATAATCATGAAGAATACCGTCCGCGTAAACTACTTTTGCATCGGGTGCAGATTCGTAAACTCGAACGGCAAGTCCAGGAAAAGGGCATGACACTGGTACCGCTGTCGGTTTATTTCAACGAGCGTAACCGCATCAAAGTCCAGCTTGCCGTAGCACGCGGAAAAAAACTGTACGATAAACGTGAAGCCATAGCGAAAAAAGATCAGAAGCGTACCGAACAACGCGAATATAAAGTAAGGTAG